In Tachysurus fulvidraco isolate hzauxx_2018 chromosome 1, HZAU_PFXX_2.0, whole genome shotgun sequence, a single window of DNA contains:
- the LOC113662273 gene encoding histone H3: protein MARTKQTARKSTGGKAPRKQLATKAARKSAPATGGVKKPHRYRPGTVALREIRRYQKSTELLIRKLPFQRLVREIAQDFKTDLRFQSSAVMALQEASEAYLVGLFEDTNLCAIHAKRVTIMPKDIQLARRIRGERA from the coding sequence ATGGCAAGAACCAAGCAGACCGCCCGTAAGTCAACTGGTGGCAAAGCGCCCAGGAAGCAGCTCGCCACTAAGGCTGCACGCAAGAGCGCCCCGGCTACCGGCGGCGTGAAGAAGCCTCACCGTTACAGGCCCGGCACCGTGGCTCTGAGGGAGATCCGCCGTTATCAGAAGTCTACTGAGCTGCTTATCCGCAAGCTGCCCTTCCAGCGCCTGGTCAGAGAAATCGCTCAGGATTTCAAGACCGACTTGCGTTTCCAGAGCTCGGCCGTCATGGCCTTGCAGGAGGCTAGCGAGGCATACCTGGTCGGTCTGTTCGAGGACACCAACCTGTGCGCCATTCACGCCAAGCGAGTGACCATCATGCCTAAGGACATTCAGCTGGCCCGCCGTATTCGCGGTGAGCGCGCTTAA